gcggcgccggcgtcgcgcgAACCGGTGAGGGCGCTGGGCGAAGGGGAGTGAGGCGCCGCCCCAGCCGACCGAGCGTGCGGAGGTACCGGCGGGGGGTTGGATCTGCGCGGTGGAGGGGCCTTCGTCGGCCGGTGGAGTCGAGCGCGGGCAGAGCGCAAGGGCGGCAGCAAGGTGGGggagacggcgacggcggcgagggcggggttGGGGGCGACGGCAGCACGCGGGGGTGGGGAGGAGGTCGGGCCGAGTGCGAGGGAGAGGGAGACGGGAAGAGATGGAACCGTCGGGCGGGCGGGGGAGACCGAGAGGCGGAACCACGCGCGGAGCagcggacggacggacggacgaaTCTCCAACGAATATTCGGATGACgaacaaaaaaaatcacctTTAGCCTTTTTTTAATAGTTAtaatagtagagatagagattgaCAAAAAGCTACAACATCCTACTTTTCAAGATGGAGAGAGTAAGGCCCCGTTTGGTAGGGCTCCGAGAGCGGCTCCAATGCCGGCTTCGGACGGAGCCCTGCTAAAGGGGTGGAAACGGAGCAGCTTCATTCAAAGAGCAGCACCTGGAGCCGTTTTCGGCTTACACACGGGAGGCGAAGCCACGGGAACGTGGCTCCGcgcggctcctcctcccccttcccATCTCTGCCCCTTCCCGCTCCAGCGTTCTCCCGTCCTCGGCCTCCTTGAGCACCCGCACCACCTCCTCGTCCACcgccccggccgcctcctccctgttaccgtcgccgccgcccgcctccgggATGTCCCTCCCGTGCATCGCCATCCGGTACACGTGCTCCAGCTTCTCCTCCGCGTTCCGCAGCAGGGCGCCGTATGCCtcgtgctcctcctccagccgcaCCACCTCCCGGCACGCGGCcagcctctcctcctcctcctccgtggcCGCCGCGTCCGTCTTgtccctggcggcggcgaggagcgcgcgGGAGGCGTCGACCTGCTCGTGGTCGGGCCGGGGCTCCAGGTGGCGGgtgcgcgcggcccagcaaggACGAAGGCGGCGTGCCCCAGCCGCCGGGAGGAGGACcgaaggaggaggcgcgggccgccactgccgccgccgggaggaggaggaggaggaggagaaggaggcggcggggctggCGACGAGCGCCGCGAGGAGATGGGGACGGGATGCGGCGAATGGataagaggagaggagggaaaaaaagaagaaaaagaaaaggagaggagaaaaaaagaaaaagaaaaaaaagaataaagtcAATTTAGACATTTTACAACCTCAATACAATGGTGAAGCTGTTTAGCCAAACGTTTTTTaaaacggctccagctccaccagaaaAGCCGCTCCACCGGAGAAGCCAGAGCCGGAGCCCTACCAAACAGACCCTAAATCCACTAACTAGATTTAAAAAGCCTCAGACGAACAACATATGCCATTTGGCTGGTTCCTTTTCTTCTCGAGGCAACCAGCACTTTCGAGTTCGTGTGCAAAAATAAGCTCACTAGCCGCAACTGGGTTAAGAAATTCACTGAAAACGTTATTCACTTTTTGTTTGGTTGGTGAAAATTAATGCTCGACGCGCATGTCATCACTTCTCTACTGATAAAAAGAACGTGGTTACATTTCCTAATAAAAAATAGTCGAATCACGTGTAGAGTCTTCATTTTCTGTGGCCAAATAGATAAATTACATTTGCAAACATATAAATTACATGGCGCATAGGGCTTGCGCGCATGGATGTGGCCAATTGCCACTCCCTTATAGCCAGAGATGATGAACACGCCGGCACATCCCAACAAACTCTACTAAACATTGCAACCATGCAATATCATGTTGGTATTCGACGCTGTCTTAAAGTGACAAGAGGTTATACGATGGTGTTTGGTTATCGTAAGGCcctagttcccaaaaattttcgctcgctacagtaacttcgaacatttgatcactaattagaagtattaaatatgaataactgacaaaattcattccataaccccgggcaaaatcgcgagacgaatctaataaacctaattatgcaatgattagacaatgccATGCTACAGTAAACGACCTCTAATgccgaattaattaggcttaatagattcatctcgtgatttcACGTTCATccgtataattagttttataattagtctatgtttaatactcctaattagagTTTTTCAATTTGGGCACTAAATGCGCCCTAAATGTAACACTAACCAGTTACAACGGGTATCTGATTGTGTTGCCTATTATTTGTTTTGGCTGCTCTGATCTGTAATCAAATCCCGCATAACAAAATACGGATCAGCAAAGAGCTGATAGCGCTCCTAACGCAGCGCGCAAATAACACCGTGGAGGACGTCAGATCGGTTTAGAACCAAACAATATAATCAAAGCATGTATTCTGATACAACACTTACGTTCGTAGCGTATTCCGATTTCAATACCATTAGCATTTGCGCTTGGCAACCAAACAACACCTAAATGAGATGATATATGCATAGTTGCAGATAATAGCCAAATCTTTTTTCCGAAAACAGAGAACATCCATCTAGCAAAGATGCCCTAACGGGACTGCAAGCTTCATTGTCATTGCTATAGGAATCAGAGAATCTACCATTTCCCACATGTTTACACCCAAGTGTGTAAGGTTGGTAGCTAGTGCCAAACTGATCCTTTCTTGGCGTGCCTGACTCTCTGTCTTTGTATCGATGGAGATTGGTAGCCCTCATCCTATCTGAGCGTGTGGAATAATGCTTTCCCCTAATATCACTCATTCCGAAGCTAGTGGCATGTTGTTGATACATAGATGAGTTGAGTTCGTGCATGGCGGTTATCGAAAGGTAAAAGAACTGAGGTAGTACTAGTGAGTTGAAGATTGCGCTAGGAGGAAACACAATATTGGTGCGTGACATATCAGCGGCCATACTACTTTATAAAACAAGCCAGCGTTGGTTGCATGCATGGTGCAAAATTatatgttttatttattttcttaggAAGTGCAAAATTATTTATGTAGTATTATTTATTAGTACAAAGGCCTTTATGGCTGCAGTGGGTCGGTGCAGAATTCAATTATGAACAGCAACGTGAGCATCGCCTTGCAGAATGAGCTGGTAGTTTCACTAGCTCTCGCTGTGGGCTGATGCCAACTAATGAGCCAAAATCACCACCAGCGCACGTACTCGTTGTAGCGTACTGGGCTAGGCCGTGCGCACCCCAAACTGGGCACCACCACCGTACTGctggaatgaaaaaaaaaatttaaggtTAACAATGCGATGCAATGTTTCGACCAATTATTATGATAAAAGAAACCTTAAATCATATACTTGATGAGTAAGTTCCAATGTTCGGTGTTGCGCATCAATCATAAGCTTCTCCTTTTCTCCTTCAGTTTACTACATACATGCCGAGTCGGAGATCCATAGCTACTCATCTGAATGACGACGTACTTCAGACAATCGCCCGGTTGTCCTCGTTCCCCACAAATACTCCGTATCTAATTAAGCATTTGTTGAACAGGGTTTAGTACATTTCCGTCCACACGATTTTTGATGTCAGTTCATGGAGAATTGACCACCGTTGTTTGCAACAGCCATAAAAAGCTGAAACCATCAATCGTATAGTTCATTTTCCTGATGCCGCGCTCGTTCCGATCGAATTAAGGTAGCAAAGTGCACATGCACGCACGACATTCTCATCGATCGAACTGCGTAGTTGTGAGTCGTGACAGGATAGGTAACAAAAAGGGTTGCAAATTTAAATATATAGTTGTGAAGTGAGCTGAAGGGGCTTATTGCAGAGAAGTGaacatatgtatgtatatataggcAGAGCGGTCTGTCTTAAATCGCAGAGATTTTGTCCCGAGTTATTTGAAGTTGCTTCAATTATAATTTGAGGTGGTAATAGATCATGGTTCTAAGGCTCTTTTCACAATCTAATTTGATCTTTatatttttagcttaaaattgTATAAATTATGAGCCCGACTCTTTTGAGTTTGACCCTTACATTACCTAGGCTAAATTTTAAGACCCTTTGCCACCCCTAATTATGAGAGAGCAAGAGATGTGTCTAAAGTTAAATTGTGAGCAATAGTATGGGTCGCCTTACATTAACTAAGCTAAATTTTAATGCTCTTTACCACCTCTAATTATGATGAGAGCTAGAGAGGTGTCTACGATTAAATTGTGTGCAGAACAGCATGGGTAGCGTGGGAAAGAAGAAGTATGCTTGGCGTGTGGCTCGGGCTAGGTGTTTGGTATCCAAGCGGGATCAACCCACCAACGAAACAAAGTTAGCAATAGTGGGCCAATGCAACATCGTTCAAGCACATCTGCCCGCGTCCAAGCAGTGTCTATCACCTCCAAAACTAAAAGAATCCGACTATTATTGCATTGCGATATTCGAAATTCCTCACCATCACTCAagtaaatctttttttttcatcatcGGTCGATGTTTTTTAACAGCAAATCCGTTTGTCCAGCCCAGCCTTTGAAACGCGTGTAAGGAATGGGTCAATCCTTTGAATTGCATATTAACATTTGCATGGTTTGATCCATCATTGGTTAGAGCCTCAGAGGTGTGCACATTGTACAAGCATTGGCATGCATGTTCTGCACAAAACACCAGCGTATCAGTCCCTATGGCTTACATGATTTCAGCTAAAAATACCACTATTGTATCAATGCACATGAAACAAGTCTCGAGTTCCCTCATACTATGCCAGTTATATATTGATGGATTTGATGCGACCGAGAGAATTCATACTCCATTTGGTGTGTCGCTCCTAGTTTAGAAACAAAACGGGTAAGGATTGGATGCACCCTTTCCCAAGTTCCAACGAGCTGCCACAGTTCAGACTTCAAAGACTATACCGGAGTCTGTACAAACATAGAAACATTAGCTGTCGTGATTCTCCAAGCAGCCACCAGCTTCATGAGATATGTGCCAATTGTATTAGACTCCGGCACCTCGAATTATGGATGGGACATCTGACGGTACGGTAAGATTAAGCACAATCACTAGTGTGGTGAGGAAACTAATAAAAAATGGAGGGTAAAGGAGCACACGGTTCGCAAGAGTGGTGGATGGAAATGACCTCGGGTTCACGGGTTGGTAGTAGTTATAGCATGTAACAGGATACATCATACTATTTTTGTTATTTATGATTGATTTTTGGCACCAACCTAGCAGTATTATAACTAGGTATATTCAATTTATAGACACTAAGTGCAACACCAGCAGTAGTCTCTCTAGACAATTCTCTACCTCAAATTTAGAGGATTAATAACTAAAAAGAAGTACTCCAACAGAACCTCTACTAGACTCTATTTTGGGAAGCCTTCAAATCCCATCCTCCACCCTCCATTCATAGGGGGTCTATAGTGAGCCCTCTATTATAAGTTAGAATTCAGGATTATTGCAGGAGTTGAAGCAAATTTAGAAGCCTAAAAATAGATGCTACCCACATTTAGCATTTAGAGGGTCTGATTTAGGagctattgctggagttgctctaatatAAATTTTCTTATGGGTGAACTGCATAATTTCCATCTACAAAGATGTGCTTGCTCCTTATCCGTCAAtgctaaatttattttttttgtttgacaaTACAAGATTAGCAGCCTTTGGTTTGTTATGCAAAGTAATTTTTATTATATACCCCTCATTTCAATTAATATATTATACTTTGTATATACTCATTACTGGTCAAAGGGTATTATTGAAGAGTTTATTTATTGAATACCGTACAAATATCACTAATATACACATTTTCAATTGAAGGAATGGCGGAAGTACAGTAGTTGGAGAAAGCATGAGGTATCACTTATCAGGTATGTAGCTGGATCAGATCGAGATCACCCTAGGTATAGTTGCCCTAAATATAACTGCCCGCTAATGATGGGAGTTACAGTTTGCAAGACTTTTCCTTTGCTAAATCCACATCTAACATGTGTGAATTTGAGCTTGGTTGTACCTCGGAACTCATTTTCATCACTCTGAATCTAGCTCACTGCCTCACTCGGAGAACCAACACTCTTAGGACACGTTTATCTGACGCCCCTCATTCCGAAGGTAGCAAAGTAAAAATGCACGGCATCATCCATTTGAGCGCTGAGGTGTGAGAGAATACGTGAAAGGTAGCGGATGTTAGAACTGGAGCGTTCCAAGTGCGCTGCATGCAAGCTATTTTcattactattttttttttactttgacACCAAAATGAGAGGGAGGTTGGCCTGGCAGGTGCCGAAGAACATACTATATATTGGCTCTACTACGTACGTGTATATATATCCAAGTCAGAATGGAGGTTGAGCCTGATTTAATGGTGGGCAATGGGTGGTGTGCCTAATGTGCTAGCTCGGTTCGTTAAGGCTTGGCACGCGTTTTGGCTTTGTTTGATAACAAGCAAGCTCAGCTAGGCTCGGCTCGTTTTGCTCACCAGCTGAGCATTATTGTTCGACACTAATGTTTCACTTAAAGAGATATTAACCAATATCTGATAACATAGACGGTTCAAGACTCAAAATAGCCATAGTTAGTACCATAATAGACGGTTGAAGACAACACTACTATATGATAATTGTTGGCACCTTCCATTTAATATGCGGCATACGGGAACTAGTTCTGCCACCTACACGAAATTTTCTGATATTGTACGTTCTCCCTTATTTTCAGGACCGTGCCTGGacatgtttttcattaagagagaAGAGGAAATAGTCACtgatacatgagtttaggcacAGGAGTCCTAGCACTGCTAGAAAAACACATattcgtccgcggccgttagtaccggtcacggtttcggccggtactaacgtgcaaatttagtaccgggtcaaagAAACAGTGCCCATGGGagccgtttagtaccggctggtggctccagtcgGCACTAAAGTGCGCCACCGACAACCGCCGTGACAATTTagtagccggtactaaattggcgcCAGGaaacttagtaccggctggtggctccagccggtactaaatggggagctttagtaccggctgtagccaccagccggtactaatgctcccactataaattggggcttcttcctccccgagccgagCCAACGCCTATTTCACCAGAGAGCTAGCTCGAGCTCGGTTTCTTCTCTCATATTAGAGTTGCGCCGCCATTATTTGATCCATTTTTTGTGTGATTTGGACTCATTCAAGTGCGCCAAcggtttgcaacttcatcctctcttcattgatagtctttattcttcgttttatgctctatagttagagaaatttgtgacttttagaaatagtgaggatgagtatgatttctttgatttatgcaatgatttgagatatatagaaccgatgacttgaatgtgggagtaggtttattggctaggttgaatatgaaaaatttatagacatatttttcaatcattttctatatattacaaatgaccgtagcacattttttatttttagattcagatgagcatgtggatagtagaaatttttagaatgagtgtagacaaaacatgtgattgtagtagatataaccataatgtggatagttaatttttttataatgaactaatgaaagaattataatagatttttttattatgaattaattattttgacactctagtgatgtatttattcaggctcacattgaaactatgtataagcttaaaaaatctttatttcgaaacaagtatacgtcgttaatctccatccaatatTGATGACACTATCTTTCGGGAAAACACTATGCGCTatatggacgtcgcgaatcggttggtcgcatcaccagcacttccgattgatacgaagacagcatttgacgcagtcagcgtggccgttgttgcattgagagcatatcaacgagcacgctgcctgtgcctagTGCTGTGTTTCTATTAAccggaaatgttggtgctgcgactgaccgattggtgacatccttgtaccgcaccgtgtccccccgaaaggtattgtcatcaccgcagggtcgaggttaccgacatatatattttccgaaataaagttttttttcttctagatggtttctggatattgaaaagagtgttctcctgaaactgaagggtgtcaaaataattaggagttatagagatttgtttcaattaattagagatttctctcaattaatttatttaggtttttttgattgagaattaatgtgattttgtATTATTCAAGtagcatggttaattagtttggtatttgttatgtatttagttgcattattttggcactctaatgatgtatttattcgggcttatatggaaaccatcgagaagtttaaaaaatatatgtttcggatcatgaatatgccgttaaccttgatcctgcagtgaaaacactgctattcggggctagcatcgatatgCACGAtacggtgcggtatatatgaggacgcgatgaaggagtacggtcttggtctcaattatgaaatccacaccttttgagccagttaagaatgaaattatccggaccaaggccgtactccttcatctggtcctattgtaccgcactgtgtcgtggatgtcaatagtagccccgaatgtcagtgttatcactgcagggtcaaggttgacgacatagacatgtttcgaaacaaatattttttcttctcgatggttttagagaaagtgagcctgaaacaaagccgcgaacattgattgcgcatcccttatggcgtggaacgaTGTGTTCGCattgaactgaagagtgtcaaaataattatagttTATAATTTAAGTTTTCATTTTAAGAAAGCTTGAGTTCCACCCTGCAGAGCTtgttggtcttgttagcggTCGTATTCGTCATTTGATTAAGAAAGCTTTTTATATATTCTCCCTTGGCAAAGAAAGTCGTAAAATTTGTcgtgaatttaatgtcgagttgcatggtactgatgatgatcgttAGTTGATGGCTCTATATAATGCAAGACGTGAAGAGTCGGGGCTAGCGGAATATGACTGTTCCGTGTCAAGACTTCGCGAGGCAGTTCACGAGGCATTGGTCcaaagatctcatgatgagtagtttgtattaggtagctatcatgtagtgtaatgtatatattaatttggacttctatttatcatgttctataatttaagcatgtagtgtaatgtatctgttaatttggacttctattaattttgtatttcattatgttatgtgctaatttaaatgatatgaaaacaagtaaaataatgttgttacttaattcaaaaatatagatcgatggaccgacaatggatgtacggcgaccggtgcaccatggcgtggattaatggtctaaagtcttttctcgatgcggcggaggcccacaagtcatcgaaaggttttatgtgttgtccgtgttgcgtttgccaaaataaaaaggaatactctaagaggagcaccctacacgcccacatttatgaaaagggtttcatggataactatactctttggaccaagcacggtgaacctggagttgtgatgcaagatggtgaagaagatgatgatcataatattgcagactgggctcatctatatgaagcGGGAGCCTTTGATGATATTTGTGAACACTTCTAGAAATTGATGAAAATAGTaggaaaatttgtagaaaattgtagaaaatttgtagaaattatGTCTAAATTGTAGATATTTGTACAAATAAAGTAAATAGTGGCCTAATGTTAAGAATTATGTCTAATTTTAGTTTGTTATACTATAAACAGGTGAAATCAgtagaaaatagtagaaaatatttgaaattggtgaaaatagtacaaaaatagtagaaaaatagtagaaaatcttGGAAATGTTAGGGCACATTGtatataagatgtatatgatgtaaattttagaaattttgtccATGTCAGTGTTGCACGGCTTTATTGAAGGTACACTTGTAATTTTTTATACATTGTTAACTCACATAGGAAacatatgttgattcacataggaaacgaaatggaaccctttcgccgtgatgacgacgaggcctttcttgcggacataattggtacgggcacgcaccacaacgaagaggatgctgccgaggacgatggcagccaatacctTAACGATACTGGCGATGACAATGATAACCAGACAGAACAAACGACTGTGCAAGATGATAGCGCAGAGGTATATAAAATTCGTCATTATAGATATAAACATACACATTAATTCTGTATGTAAGTACAATGCgtactaaatacatattttttaggcATCTGGATTGACTAGGAAACCAAAATGGAAACGAGGGtcgaagaaaatcatggaggggcacactattatcacttcattgcatcctgacggtgaaccaaagtctccgaagggtgtgaagacgacggtggtgaatcaatgtggatgttatgtcagggaccacattcccattagcttcaagctatggaagaaaagtaaagccacaGATATCGATGCTGACGTCGTTCCTGAGACAgagaaagaaatgttatgggcagatgtcaaacggcacttcacctttccggaggacaaagaacaactgtttaaggattgggtcatgaagaagatggctattgcttttcagacgttcaagaaaaaattgaacaaagattatgttaaaaagggactcacgccggactttgagaaaaacttcaagaatcaacgtccttattgggaggcattcgtgcagtacaagtcgtccgaggatagcgagaagaagacagcccaagccaaggagaatgcgagcaaaaagaagcacttccatcatcttgggcaaggaggatatgcgtcggcgattccgaaatggcagaagatagaagatgatctcgttgccagaggcatcgtaccggcgactttcaactggccgttgcgagcaaaacattacttctacgctcatggaggctcattgaatatggaagatgggtcattcgtcactagcgatgccataagggaagcggccgacaggctcgatgtggcactaaaggccgtgtccgaaggcagctatgtatatatgtatatagtgtttgagacagcAACAAGGAACCATCctctgcggatactacgtatgtgagcacatgcacttttttgcaaagaaaccaagagggtgacacaagaaaactttGAAGTACGTATACCATTAGTAAtaatttcttgtatctaattccatacaggtactaaattaaactattggtgtttatttgttgttgacagatttggagactgaaagagaacctcatcgaaccagaaagaatcagggcaattcaaaaagcactctgtggattcctgttggatgaggtgataaatccaaatGGTG
This portion of the Panicum virgatum strain AP13 chromosome 2N, P.virgatum_v5, whole genome shotgun sequence genome encodes:
- the LOC120662589 gene encoding protein enabled homolog — its product is MVDRKDFDTLDEAVAWDLAGFKQVDASRALLAAARDKTDAAATEEEEERLAACREVVRLEEEHEAYGALLRNAEEKLEHVYRMAMHGRDIPEAGGGDGNREEAAGAVDEEVVRVLKEAEDGRTLEREGAEMGRGRRSRAEPRSRGFASRIRPSVRPLLRAWFRLSVSPARPTVPSLPVSLSLALGPTSSPPPRAAVAPNPALAAVAVSPTLLPPLRSARARLHRPTKAPPPRRSNPPPVPPHARSAGAAPHSPSPSALTGSRARWRVAAAAASARLTGAGRREVARAATGLGDELAFVARSTGDPRLSSPPDPSLGSHLTSVAPSVTKLPPFLSHLPYHLRAQAASRSKSSVQCASTTWTQSSSRNFYGDEFAP